In Thiospirochaeta perfilievii, a single window of DNA contains:
- a CDS encoding ABC transporter permease, producing MKNNKLIVGIISVILGLLAGALLMTLIGNNPFTGYTYLFKGGLMSIERVGNTLATATPIILTGLSVAFAFKTGLFNIGASGQMLMGGLFATAIALTLNLPKAVMLPIIILASMIGGGIWGIVPGYLKAKFNVHEVVATIMMNWIAYWIVYYTIPAYFKGQSLETESRLIPEYSSLKLGWLTELFNGSYINLGFFIAVIVVIIISVILNRTVTGFRMKATGFNKDAALYSGMNVNQNIVLSMVIAGALSGLAGATFYVGYASNMQIGILPTAGFDGIAVALLGANNPYGALAGAIFFGLLHSGKGFMSAMTDIPPEIGDTIIATIIYFSAVSVLIERGLNKLTLKLKEKK from the coding sequence TTGAAAAATAATAAATTAATAGTAGGTATAATATCCGTTATTTTAGGATTACTTGCCGGTGCCTTATTAATGACTTTAATTGGAAATAATCCATTTACTGGGTATACCTATCTTTTTAAAGGTGGGTTAATGAGTATAGAGAGAGTTGGAAATACGTTAGCTACCGCTACTCCTATTATCCTAACTGGACTCTCTGTAGCTTTTGCGTTTAAAACCGGACTTTTTAATATTGGAGCTTCTGGACAGATGTTAATGGGTGGTCTATTTGCCACAGCTATAGCCCTTACACTTAACTTACCAAAAGCTGTTATGTTACCTATAATAATTTTAGCATCTATGATAGGTGGTGGTATTTGGGGTATAGTTCCTGGTTACCTTAAAGCTAAATTTAATGTACATGAAGTTGTAGCAACAATTATGATGAACTGGATAGCCTACTGGATTGTATATTACACAATACCAGCATATTTTAAAGGACAATCCCTTGAAACAGAGTCTAGACTTATTCCAGAGTACTCATCATTAAAGTTAGGATGGTTAACAGAGCTTTTTAATGGTTCATATATAAATTTAGGATTTTTTATCGCAGTTATAGTAGTAATAATAATATCTGTAATACTTAATAGAACAGTTACAGGTTTTAGGATGAAAGCTACAGGGTTTAATAAGGATGCAGCCCTATACTCTGGTATGAATGTAAACCAAAACATTGTACTCTCAATGGTTATTGCCGGGGCTTTATCTGGTTTAGCAGGAGCTACTTTCTACGTTGGTTACGCATCTAATATGCAGATAGGAATACTACCTACAGCAGGTTTTGATGGAATAGCAGTTGCCCTTTTAGGTGCAAACAACCCATATGGAGCCTTAGCAGGGGCTATATTCTTTGGTCTACTCCACTCAGGTAAAGGATTTATGAGTGCTATGACAGATATTCCACCAGAGATTGGAGATACAATAATTGCAACAATTATATACTTCTCTGCAGTAAGTGTATTAATTGAACGTGGGTTAAACAAACTTACATTAAAACTTAAGGAGAAAAAATAA